The Hymenobacter sp. 5317J-9 genome has a window encoding:
- a CDS encoding T9SS type A sorting domain-containing protein, translating to MSRLARFCQCLTVVGGWCFVLAYAALAQPALVSERKNRPRFQQLEGIKSFELPGHRFLHCSNTWVNGLVNGQGRSKIELTLTVSKANGDTVRYQRLNRNQLNGGDYMTDAVLGPDQNLTVLCNHLTPNANPTLPGSWTYSLIQLDTLGQVRWQQFYPVTPVSTVAAASALLQVPDGFLVLVSPVSPASTSTATYTQGGVAKFDRQGTPLWQRTWPSRGYGGVGSLGGLVARPDGSYLATGFADNGTIYNGGATSPRLDYWLVQFSPQGDTIRTARFGVSPQFETGYAVFNTANGGAVVSGVRRLPTSANNDAVLLQVDSLLRPQWSYIQPNPSGYSEYFNIVQPMRSGNIVVGGGRYVYLTGENYGYLAAFSAGGVPRWSWQHHYANNPQNLTGYSTMISRPDSSAYLAGGFLANSSATTGEDLFTHVANVGAPYVADLCRVRPQALVGYAFTAGGDSLRLVSLSTAGPRYAALALWRWDFGDGTFFDGPAPPPHRYAPGTGAGTAVRLTVTNNLGCTSTQAVFPFALAAAGARALVAGARLWPNPTAGAATLEVPGLRAQPPVPVEVLNALGQVVRARVVPVRGGVARAELNLTGLPPGVYAVRLRAAEGAVVKRFVRE from the coding sequence ATGAGCCGGCTCGCACGTTTTTGCCAGTGCCTGACCGTGGTCGGGGGCTGGTGCTTTGTGCTGGCCTACGCGGCCCTAGCGCAGCCCGCGCTGGTGAGTGAGCGCAAAAATCGCCCCCGCTTTCAGCAACTGGAGGGCATAAAATCCTTTGAGTTGCCCGGCCATCGGTTTTTGCACTGCAGTAATACGTGGGTGAACGGACTGGTAAACGGACAGGGCCGAAGCAAAATAGAGCTGACCTTGACGGTGAGCAAGGCAAACGGCGACACGGTGCGGTATCAACGCCTGAACCGCAATCAGCTCAACGGCGGCGATTATATGACCGATGCCGTGCTAGGCCCGGACCAGAATTTAACAGTGCTCTGCAACCACCTTACGCCGAACGCCAACCCGACCCTGCCCGGCAGCTGGACGTACTCGCTCATTCAACTCGACACGCTGGGCCAGGTGCGCTGGCAGCAGTTCTACCCCGTCACCCCCGTCAGCACGGTGGCGGCGGCCAGCGCCCTGCTGCAGGTCCCCGATGGCTTCCTGGTGCTGGTCAGCCCGGTGTCGCCGGCGAGTACGTCCACGGCTACCTACACCCAGGGCGGGGTGGCCAAGTTTGACCGGCAGGGCACCCCGCTCTGGCAGCGCACCTGGCCCAGCCGGGGCTACGGCGGGGTGGGCAGCCTGGGCGGGCTGGTGGCCCGGCCCGACGGCTCGTACTTGGCCACGGGATTCGCCGACAACGGCACCATCTACAACGGCGGCGCGACCTCGCCCCGCCTCGACTATTGGCTGGTGCAATTTTCCCCGCAGGGCGATACCATCCGCACGGCCCGCTTCGGCGTGTCGCCGCAGTTCGAAACCGGCTACGCCGTGTTCAACACGGCCAACGGCGGGGCCGTGGTCAGCGGGGTGCGGCGCCTGCCCACCAGCGCCAACAATGACGCCGTGCTGCTGCAGGTCGACAGCCTGCTACGCCCGCAGTGGAGCTACATTCAGCCCAACCCCAGCGGCTATAGCGAATATTTTAACATTGTGCAGCCCATGCGCAGCGGTAACATCGTCGTTGGGGGTGGGCGTTACGTCTACCTGACGGGGGAAAATTATGGGTACTTAGCCGCCTTCTCGGCCGGCGGCGTGCCGCGCTGGTCTTGGCAACATCATTACGCCAACAATCCGCAGAATCTGACGGGGTATTCCACGATGATAAGCCGGCCCGACAGCTCGGCGTACTTGGCCGGCGGTTTTTTAGCCAATTCTTCTGCCACCACAGGAGAAGACTTGTTCACACACGTGGCCAACGTAGGAGCGCCTTACGTGGCGGACCTGTGCCGGGTGCGGCCGCAGGCGCTGGTGGGCTACGCCTTCACGGCTGGGGGCGACAGCCTGCGGCTGGTAAGCCTGTCCACGGCGGGCCCACGCTATGCCGCGCTGGCGCTGTGGCGCTGGGACTTCGGCGACGGCACCTTCTTCGACGGGCCCGCCCCGCCGCCGCACCGCTACGCCCCCGGCACCGGCGCGGGCACGGCCGTGCGCCTGACGGTGACCAACAACTTGGGCTGCACCAGCACGCAGGCCGTGTTTCCGTTTGCCCTGGCCGCGGCCGGGGCCAGGGCGCTGGTCGCCGGGGCGCGGCTCTGGCCCAACCCCACGGCCGGGGCCGCCACGCTGGAAGTGCCCGGCCTGCGGGCCCAGCCACCAGTGCCGGTGGAGGTGCTCAACGCCTTGGGGCAGGTGGTGCGGGCGCGGGTCGTGCCCGTGCGCGGGGGCGTGGCGCGGGCCGAACTGAATTTGACCGGCCTGCCGCCGGGCGTGTACGCCGTGCGCCTGCGCGCCGCGGAGGGCGCCGTGGTTAAGCGCTTTGTGCGGGAGTAG
- a CDS encoding T9SS type A sorting domain-containing protein translates to MKLFTRIMAVAAILAMPLAPVLAANITITVGDNYYRGPGNTTQDFDIRTINVGDVVTWNFVGQSSHPTASDNGKWVTFTTNRSITFNTVGSYPYHCDAHGAPGAGQYGVLTVVVPTATAKLDASAAGINLSVYPNPSHGQVTVKLDQKPGVDYKLRLSNIIGQEIRTVALKPELTAAGLSLDLSDLRAGMYVYSLLADGKVVSTKRLVLQN, encoded by the coding sequence ATGAAACTTTTTACTCGAATCATGGCAGTGGCCGCCATTTTGGCCATGCCCCTGGCGCCGGTGCTGGCCGCCAACATCACCATCACGGTGGGCGACAACTACTACCGTGGCCCTGGCAACACCACCCAGGATTTCGACATCCGGACCATCAATGTGGGCGACGTAGTGACCTGGAATTTTGTGGGTCAATCTAGCCACCCCACCGCTTCTGACAACGGCAAGTGGGTCACGTTCACAACCAACCGCAGCATCACGTTCAACACGGTTGGTTCGTATCCCTATCACTGCGACGCCCACGGTGCTCCCGGTGCAGGTCAATACGGCGTGCTAACGGTGGTGGTGCCCACCGCCACCGCCAAGCTGGATGCCAGCGCCGCCGGCATTAATCTGAGCGTGTACCCCAACCCCAGCCACGGGCAAGTGACGGTGAAGCTGGACCAGAAGCCCGGCGTGGATTACAAGCTGCGCCTGAGCAACATCATCGGCCAGGAAATCCGGACCGTGGCCCTCAAGCCCGAGCTGACCGCTGCCGGCCTGTCCCTCGACCTAAGCGACCTGCGCGCCGGCATGTACGTCTACAGCCTGCTGGCCGACGGCAAGGTGGTGAGCACGAAACGACTTGTGTTGCAGAACTGA